Below is a genomic region from Desulfobacter sp..
AGGTCCTGGCATTTTAGGCGGAAAAGTTTTTCCAGGCATTGTGCCGGTCCCGGCTCTAATCCATCCTGCCATTGACTTTTACCGTGAAGGTTGATCCCTTTGTCAAGGAAAAGACCAACCATATCTTTTTCCCCACCCAAACGCAGACCGCCGGTGGTTGAATTTTCCAGAAACCGCATCATGGTAAAATTATTTTTTGCCTTCAGGGCCTTGGTTGCCTGCTCGACATTTTCCATGGCCCTGGTAACCGTTCGTGAGGTCAGGGGCGTTCCGCTGGTCTGATCAATATCTTTCATGGCCATATCGGCAATTCGGGGGCCGAATTCATTCTGAAGGCAGAGCATGAAGCTTTGCATCACCTAGCGGTTGGAAACCTTTAAATCATCTACCTGCTGATGATACTCATCCATTTGGGCACGTGCCTGGCGAACGCCTGAAAAATGTTTCAAAAGCGGCACATTGCTCAGAGAGACTTTGAAGCTGGTCCATTTTCCAGGGGGATTCAAGGGTTGCCTGAGTTGGACCTGATTTCCCTGACCAATGCTGAATTCATTGCCCATACGGTTTAGTTGCTCGGCCTGGCGGGCCGTATTTTGAAAATTGCGAACATTGAGAGTCATTGATAAATTCCTTTTGAAAGGCAGCAAAGTTATCTATTTATAGAATTATCCAGATAATGATTCTTAGACGTATTGAATGTTTGACTGAAACGGCGGAGCTGATTCCGTGGTTTTAGAATCCGGGTTTGATTGAGTCTGGTTTTTCATCTCAGATATTTTATTTTTCCACTCGCTAGCCTTTTGCACAAAATTATTGCAGATGTCCTCAAATTTGCCTGAATCAAGATCGTTAAGCTGATGGGCATAGCTGATCAGTATCCCCCCGGTCTCCTCCTCCAATGAAAGAGTGGCACCCTGGGTCCTGTACCAAAAAAAATTGGCAGCCAAAAGCTTGCGCAACAAGAATTCGCTTCCCTCTATCGGCAGTTCATCAAGGTAAACGTAAAGCATCATCCGATCCTGAATTGCATCATATTCCATATTAAGCAAAATATTGTCGTCAAAAAGCAGGGCGGCATAATTTTGTTCATTCAGTGTCATGTCCGGCAGGGTCAGCGTTTTACCCAGTTCGATAACAAGTTGATTGGCGATATCACGTTTATCCATAGCAATCTCCTGGTTTAATTTTTACTAGTTTGATCTCATCTTTAGGGTCGGCGCTTATTTTTTGTCAACCATAATCAGTGATGTCCGGTTAGGTTTTTGCTTGCTCAATAATTTTTTGATCTTTGACAATATTGTCCCTGTTTGAACTATGAGAGCCCTGCTCCTCGCAGCCAAACAGGTCATTTAGAATGGCGGTTCGCAGCTGCCGAACTCTTTTGATCGTGACCTTTTCATTAAACTGTTTTTGGCAATGGATTGCCAGTAACAGGTAAGTGATAAGGCCGCCAAGAATCTGAACCATAAGGCCGTATTCACTGCGGGCAATGAGATGATATACCTTCAGATGTTCTTTCCACCATTTGAAAAAATCCTCAATGGTCCACCGGAGTTTATAAATTGTTGCTATTTGTTCCGCTGTTAAATCATGCCTGTCAGTTGCCACATAGTATTTGACGCCAGCAATTTTATAGCCAACAACCCGAACAGGCCTTTTCGTCTGGTTTTGATTCGGAGTACCAAGTTTAACCAGTGCATCATAAAAAATGTAGCTGTCGGAAGGGGTCTCGTGGTTATCAATAATTGTTCTTGTTGTCCTGGTTTTTATACGGCAGACAAAATGTTTGCCTTGCTCCTGAAGCAGGTCAAATTCTTTATGGGATTGATATCCACGATCCATAACACCTGTTTGCCCCTTGGAAACTATTTTGGGAACAAAGGTGCGTTCAGCGCCGTTGCCTTCAGTCAAAAAGATTTTGTTTGGGATTCCGTGATTAATGTCAAATCCGCAATGTACTTTGGCTTTTTTACTTCCTTTTCTGTAGTTCGCCCAGTGCATTGAAAGGACTGCATTTATGAGACTACCGTCAATGGAAACCAACTCTCCTAACTCGGCGTGTTCACCCGGATGACACTCAAGAGCCTGTTTATAAAGATCCTCAAAGATAAATTGCAGTTGTTCGAGTCCCCTGTGATTGATGGCTTCACAGAAACTACTACGGCTGATACCACCGTCTGGCGCAATATTTTCTTTAGCAAAAACATTCTCCTTGAGATCCTGAATTAAATGTCGGGCAGACTTGTGCTCCTGAAGATGGAAATAAACCAAAGCATTTATCTGGTCTTCGAATGTCATTTTTAAAGGGCGATCTCCTCGAGATTGTAATTCCGGTGCTTTTGAAAGTGACTTTATCAGAGGGCACCTGAAATTGTCAAAGTTCAGGGACCGTAGTTGTTTTTTAGGGACTGAGATGTGCGTCATTTGAGCTCCTTGAGTTAAATTTTCAAGGCGCACAAAAATTTTTACGCACATTTGTCAACACAAAACAGACTGTTTTTTCAATGATTTTAGATGCTTTTTATATGCAACAACCTAACCGGACACTACTGAACCATAATATAAAATTTTACATAAAAATCCGATATATGATCTCCCACGGCAACATATGGTTATGCACATGACAGACCAATTAACTTTTCTGTATAATACCCTTGATAGAGGTTTAACCCGCATATCTCACAA
It encodes:
- a CDS encoding type III secretion system chaperone; its protein translation is MDKRDIANQLVIELGKTLTLPDMTLNEQNYAALLFDDNILLNMEYDAIQDRMMLYVYLDELPIEGSEFLLRKLLAANFFWYRTQGATLSLEEETGGILISYAHQLNDLDSGKFEDICNNFVQKASEWKNKISEMKNQTQSNPDSKTTESAPPFQSNIQYV
- a CDS encoding IS4 family transposase; the protein is MTHISVPKKQLRSLNFDNFRCPLIKSLSKAPELQSRGDRPLKMTFEDQINALVYFHLQEHKSARHLIQDLKENVFAKENIAPDGGISRSSFCEAINHRGLEQLQFIFEDLYKQALECHPGEHAELGELVSIDGSLINAVLSMHWANYRKGSKKAKVHCGFDINHGIPNKIFLTEGNGAERTFVPKIVSKGQTGVMDRGYQSHKEFDLLQEQGKHFVCRIKTRTTRTIIDNHETPSDSYIFYDALVKLGTPNQNQTKRPVRVVGYKIAGVKYYVATDRHDLTAEQIATIYKLRWTIEDFFKWWKEHLKVYHLIARSEYGLMVQILGGLITYLLLAIHCQKQFNEKVTIKRVRQLRTAILNDLFGCEEQGSHSSNRDNIVKDQKIIEQAKT